The Mesorhizobium sp. B1-1-8 genome contains a region encoding:
- a CDS encoding ABC transporter permease encodes MDSFRSKIIPVSTILAGVVVIWYVFAVILNTPFQRDLDSRANETPGAVEFVGKTLSQPKPTLPAPHQVAVNFFENTFLRPVTSTRSLVYNAWVTLSSTLLGFAFGTALGILIAVGIVHVATLERSLMPWIIASQTIPILAVAPMIIVVLAAVGITGLIPKAMISTYLSFFPVAVGMVKGLRSPEIMHLDLMHTYNASPTQTFWKLRVPASVPFLFTSMKVAVAASLVGAIVGELPTGAVAGIGAKLLAGAYYSQSIDIWSALVAGSVVAALLVMVVGIAGRLVDRAMGGRPA; translated from the coding sequence CGTTATCCTCAACACGCCGTTCCAGCGCGATCTCGACAGCCGAGCCAACGAAACACCCGGCGCCGTCGAATTCGTCGGCAAGACGCTGTCGCAGCCCAAGCCGACGCTGCCGGCGCCGCATCAGGTGGCGGTGAATTTCTTCGAGAACACTTTTCTGCGGCCGGTCACCTCGACCCGCAGCCTCGTCTACAATGCCTGGGTGACGCTGTCCTCGACGCTGCTCGGCTTCGCCTTCGGCACCGCGCTCGGCATCCTGATCGCCGTCGGCATCGTGCATGTGGCGACGCTCGAGCGCAGCCTGATGCCGTGGATCATCGCCTCGCAGACCATTCCCATTCTGGCGGTGGCGCCGATGATCATCGTCGTGCTGGCGGCGGTGGGTATCACCGGCCTGATCCCGAAAGCAATGATCTCGACCTACCTGTCGTTTTTCCCGGTCGCCGTCGGTATGGTGAAAGGACTGCGCTCGCCCGAGATCATGCATCTCGACCTGATGCACACCTACAATGCCAGCCCTACGCAGACCTTCTGGAAATTGCGCGTGCCGGCCTCGGTGCCGTTCCTGTTCACCTCGATGAAGGTGGCGGTGGCGGCAAGCCTGGTCGGCGCCATAGTCGGCGAATTGCCGACGGGTGCCGTCGCCGGCATCGGAGCGAAGCTTCTGGCCGGTGCCTATTACAGCCAGTCCATCGACATCTGGTCGGCGCTGGTCGCAGGCTCGGTCGTGGCGGCGCTGCTGGTCATGGTGGTCGGTATCGCCGGCCGGCTGGTTGATCGCGCCATGGGCGGGAGGCCGGCATGA
- a CDS encoding ABC transporter permease, whose translation MSTLLDLANIGPRSWQGFTALALIAGAIFLWPLTNATPGYNVAAAALIFFLLLLAIEMDQFPPVCAAICLFVGSHGAVWVLMRGLVGNEGTARISFFFVLAAAWLLGWRCVAVLSTLRPAANWARTALRLVIPAIFGAWILIIWEAVTRGAGIPFILLPPPSAIGARIANSLPILGSDVRQTIFKAVLIGYVVGNLAGFTVAILADRVPFLRRGLLPIGNMVSALPIIGVAPIMVMWFGFDWPSKAAVVIIMTFFPMLVNTVAGLAASGHMERDLMRTYASGYWPTLLKLRLPAAMPFIFNALKINSTLALIGAIVAEFFGTPVVGMGFRISTEVGRMNIDMVWAEIAVAALAGSVFYGVVALVERAVTFWHPSVRGG comes from the coding sequence ATGAGTACGCTCCTGGACCTTGCCAACATAGGGCCACGCTCCTGGCAGGGGTTTACCGCGCTTGCCCTGATCGCCGGTGCCATATTCTTATGGCCGCTTACCAATGCCACACCCGGCTACAACGTGGCGGCAGCGGCTTTGATTTTCTTCCTGCTGCTGCTTGCGATCGAGATGGATCAATTTCCACCGGTGTGCGCTGCAATCTGCCTTTTTGTTGGCTCGCATGGCGCGGTCTGGGTGCTGATGCGCGGATTGGTAGGAAACGAAGGCACCGCCCGAATATCCTTCTTTTTTGTCCTTGCAGCTGCCTGGCTGCTCGGCTGGCGATGCGTGGCGGTGCTTTCGACGCTCCGTCCTGCGGCGAACTGGGCTCGGACCGCGCTACGCCTCGTCATCCCCGCCATCTTCGGCGCCTGGATCCTGATCATCTGGGAAGCCGTGACACGGGGAGCCGGCATCCCCTTCATCCTGCTGCCGCCGCCGAGCGCCATCGGCGCGCGTATTGCCAACTCACTGCCGATCCTGGGATCGGACGTGCGGCAGACGATCTTCAAGGCGGTGCTGATCGGCTATGTCGTCGGCAATCTCGCCGGCTTCACCGTCGCCATCCTCGCCGACCGCGTGCCTTTCCTGCGGCGCGGCCTGCTGCCGATCGGCAATATGGTTTCGGCGCTGCCGATCATCGGCGTGGCGCCGATCATGGTCATGTGGTTCGGCTTCGACTGGCCGTCCAAGGCCGCGGTCGTCATCATCATGACCTTCTTCCCGATGCTGGTGAATACGGTGGCGGGCCTTGCCGCATCCGGGCATATGGAGCGCGACCTGATGCGCACTTATGCATCGGGCTATTGGCCGACCTTGCTCAAGCTCAGGCTGCCGGCGGCCATGCCGTTCATCTTCAACGCGCTGAAGATCAACTCCACGCTGGCGCTGATCGGCGCCATCGTCGCTGAGTTCTTCGGCACGCCGGTCGTCGGCATGGGATTTCGCATTTCGACCGAAGTCGGGCGGATGAATATCGACATGGTCTGGGCCGAAATCGCAGTTGCAGCACTTGCGGGTTCGGTCTTTTATGGCGTGGTCGCTCTTGTCGAGAGAGCCGTCACGTTTTGGCATCCCTCTGTCCGTGGTGGATAG
- a CDS encoding ABC transporter substrate-binding protein, producing the protein MKRLVISALAGAMSLAAFQAMAADKVTLQLKWVTQAQFAGYYVAKAKGFYDAEGLDVDIKPGGPDIAPEQVIAGGGADVIVDWMGGALAAREKGVPLVNIAQPFKKAGMELVCPKDGPIKTEADFKGHTLGVWFFGNEYPFYAWMNKLGLKTDGGKDGVTVLKQSFDVQPLIQKQADCISVMTYNEYWQLIDAGYKPEQLTVFNYSAMGNDLLEDGLYASEDKLKDPAFADKMVRFVRASMKGWKYAVDHNDEAAGIVMDNGGQDENHQKRMMSEVAKLVDNADGKLDPATYERTAKALLDQKIITKEPTGAYTTAITDKAVK; encoded by the coding sequence ATGAAAAGACTGGTAATTTCTGCTTTGGCCGGCGCGATGTCGCTGGCCGCTTTCCAGGCGATGGCGGCCGACAAGGTGACGCTGCAGCTGAAATGGGTCACGCAGGCGCAGTTCGCCGGCTACTATGTCGCCAAGGCCAAGGGTTTCTATGACGCGGAAGGCCTCGACGTCGACATCAAGCCGGGCGGCCCCGACATCGCGCCCGAGCAGGTGATCGCCGGCGGCGGCGCCGACGTTATCGTCGATTGGATGGGCGGCGCGCTGGCCGCGCGCGAGAAGGGCGTGCCGCTGGTCAACATCGCCCAGCCGTTCAAGAAGGCCGGCATGGAGCTGGTCTGCCCGAAGGACGGCCCGATCAAGACCGAAGCCGACTTCAAGGGCCATACGCTCGGCGTCTGGTTCTTCGGCAACGAATATCCGTTCTACGCCTGGATGAACAAGCTTGGCCTCAAGACCGATGGCGGCAAGGATGGCGTGACCGTGCTGAAGCAGAGCTTCGACGTGCAGCCGCTGATCCAGAAGCAGGCGGACTGCATCTCGGTCATGACCTACAATGAATACTGGCAGCTGATCGACGCCGGCTACAAGCCGGAACAGCTGACCGTGTTCAACTATTCGGCGATGGGCAACGACCTGCTCGAGGACGGGCTCTATGCGTCGGAAGACAAGCTCAAGGATCCGGCCTTCGCCGACAAGATGGTGCGCTTCGTGCGCGCCTCGATGAAGGGCTGGAAATATGCCGTTGATCACAACGACGAGGCGGCAGGCATCGTCATGGACAATGGCGGCCAGGACGAGAACCATCAGAAGCGGATGATGAGCGAAGTCGCCAAGCTGGTCGACAATGCCGACGGCAAGCTCGACCCGGCGACCTATGAGCGCACCGCCAAGGCGCTGCTCGACCAGAAGATCATCACCAAGGAGCCGACCGGCGCCTACACCACCGCCATCACCGACAAAGCGGTCAAGTAA
- a CDS encoding CHRD domain-containing protein — MRIQSMSPMLSAIVVSTAFLFASPAMADMVKYKATLDGGQQSPPVTTKGKGTATLTFDTTKKKLTWNVKYSGLSGPATAGHIHGPADMGANADPVIPFKKLKSPIKGSAMLTDAQAADLEAGKYYVNIHTKANPDGEIRGQIEKAATTM, encoded by the coding sequence ATGCGCATCCAGTCTATGTCGCCGATGCTTTCGGCGATCGTCGTTTCGACGGCTTTCCTTTTCGCATCGCCAGCCATGGCCGATATGGTGAAGTACAAGGCGACGCTCGACGGCGGCCAGCAGAGCCCGCCTGTCACCACCAAGGGCAAGGGGACCGCCACCCTCACCTTCGACACCACCAAGAAGAAGCTGACCTGGAACGTCAAATATTCCGGCCTCAGCGGGCCGGCGACGGCCGGGCATATTCACGGCCCGGCGGACATGGGCGCAAACGCGGATCCCGTAATTCCGTTCAAGAAACTCAAGAGCCCGATCAAGGGATCGGCGATGCTGACCGATGCGCAGGCGGCCGATCTGGAGGCCGGCAAATATTACGTCAACATCCACACCAAGGCCAATCCGGACGGCGAGATCCGCGGCCAGATCGAGAAGGCTGCGACGACGATGTAG
- a CDS encoding thiamine pyrophosphate-binding protein, translated as MKTGGQLIVEALEANGTDRIFCVPGESYLAVLDALHDSPIRTIVCRQEGGAAMMADCQGRLTGKPGICFVTRGPGATNASAGIHIAMQDSVPLILFIGQVASHAKEREAFQEVDYKRFFGDIAKWVVEIDDAARIPEFVTRAFAVATSGRPGPVVISLPEDMLTSEVEAPEALPHTPVETRPGEAELDALEMLLAGAKRPFVILGGTRWDEEAVARMRTIAEAWSLPVGCSFRRQMLFDHLHPNYAGDVGIGINPKLASAIKQADVVLLIGGRMGEMPSSDYTLLKSPYPDQALVHVHADAGELGRVYRPTLAINASPSAFVEALAGRKPASEPAWTAEAPRLHAAYLEWSTPPETGPGPVQMGPIMNYLEKALPEDAIFTNGAGNYATWVHRFHRFRQFATQAAPTSGSMGYGTPAAVAAKTLFPDREVIAFAGDGCFLMNGQEFATAVQYSLPIIVIVVNNGIYGTIRMHQEREYPSRVVATDLKNPDFAALARAYGGHGELVEKTADFAPAFERARASGKPAIVEIRLDPEAITPTRTLTQIRDKS; from the coding sequence ATGAAGACAGGCGGACAATTGATAGTCGAGGCGCTGGAAGCCAACGGCACCGACCGCATCTTCTGCGTACCGGGCGAATCCTATCTGGCTGTGCTCGACGCGCTGCATGACTCGCCCATCCGCACCATCGTCTGCCGCCAGGAAGGAGGTGCGGCGATGATGGCAGACTGCCAGGGTCGCCTGACCGGCAAACCCGGCATCTGCTTCGTCACCCGCGGCCCGGGCGCCACCAATGCCTCGGCCGGCATCCACATCGCCATGCAGGATTCGGTGCCGCTCATCCTGTTCATCGGCCAGGTCGCCAGCCACGCCAAGGAGCGCGAAGCTTTCCAGGAGGTCGACTACAAACGCTTCTTCGGCGACATCGCCAAATGGGTGGTCGAGATCGATGATGCCGCGCGCATTCCCGAATTCGTCACCCGCGCCTTCGCGGTGGCGACTTCGGGCCGGCCTGGCCCCGTGGTTATCTCGCTGCCCGAGGATATGCTGACCAGCGAGGTCGAGGCGCCGGAAGCCCTTCCGCACACGCCGGTGGAGACGCGTCCCGGCGAAGCAGAGCTCGACGCGCTGGAGATGCTGCTTGCCGGCGCCAAGCGCCCATTCGTCATTCTCGGCGGCACGCGCTGGGACGAAGAGGCAGTAGCGCGGATGCGCACGATCGCCGAAGCCTGGTCGCTGCCAGTCGGCTGCTCTTTCCGGCGCCAGATGCTGTTCGACCACCTCCATCCGAACTACGCCGGCGATGTCGGCATCGGCATCAACCCGAAGCTGGCCTCGGCAATCAAGCAGGCCGACGTCGTGCTTTTGATCGGCGGCCGCATGGGCGAGATGCCATCCTCGGACTACACGCTGCTGAAAAGCCCCTATCCCGACCAGGCGCTGGTGCATGTCCATGCCGACGCCGGCGAACTTGGCCGCGTCTATCGGCCGACATTGGCGATCAACGCCTCACCCTCGGCCTTCGTCGAAGCCTTAGCCGGACGCAAGCCGGCTTCGGAGCCAGCCTGGACAGCCGAAGCGCCAAGGCTGCACGCCGCCTATCTCGAATGGTCGACGCCGCCCGAGACCGGCCCCGGCCCGGTTCAGATGGGGCCGATCATGAATTATCTGGAAAAGGCGCTGCCCGAAGACGCCATCTTCACCAACGGCGCCGGCAACTACGCCACCTGGGTGCATCGTTTCCACCGCTTCCGCCAGTTCGCGACACAGGCCGCCCCGACATCCGGCTCGATGGGCTACGGCACCCCGGCGGCGGTCGCGGCCAAGACCCTGTTTCCGGACCGCGAGGTCATTGCCTTTGCCGGCGACGGCTGCTTCCTGATGAACGGACAGGAATTCGCCACCGCCGTGCAGTACAGCCTGCCGATCATCGTCATCGTCGTCAACAACGGCATCTACGGCACCATCCGCATGCATCAGGAGCGGGAATATCCGAGCCGCGTCGTCGCCACCGACCTCAAGAACCCGGATTTCGCCGCGCTCGCCCGCGCTTATGGCGGGCATGGTGAGCTGGTGGAGAAGACCGCCGACTTCGCGCCCGCCTTCGAGCGCGCGCGCGCCAGCGGCAAGCCGGCGATCGTCGAGATCAGGCTCGATCCCGAGGCGATCACGCCGACCCGCACGCTGACGCAAATCCGCGATAAATCATGA
- a CDS encoding CaiB/BaiF CoA transferase family protein — protein MAEPPLKGIRVIELARILAGPWAGQLLADLGADVIKVESPDGGDDTRKWGPPFVMSHDGVNLSAAYYHSCNRGKRSIAVDFSKAEGADTLCRLVATADVLIENFKLGGLKKYGLDYDSLKKLNPRLVYCSITGFGQDGPYAPRAGYDFIIQAMAGMMSITGEAGREPQKAGVAISDLFTGLYSVIAIQAALRHAEKTGEGQHIDMALFDSQISALGNQNLNYLVSGKSPVQMGNAHMNIAPYEVLPVKDGHIILAIGNDGQFTKFCAAVGLADLPADPDFATNPARVANRAKLRELIIETLKTWDRDPLLAKLEAAGVPASPINTIGQMFADPQTIARGMRLDLDDGHGNLLPSVRAPMLMSGTPLVYERPSPRLGEHTAEILAELERSEK, from the coding sequence ATGGCCGAACCTCCGCTCAAAGGCATCCGCGTTATCGAACTCGCCCGCATCCTGGCTGGCCCCTGGGCCGGGCAGTTGCTCGCCGATCTCGGCGCCGATGTCATCAAGGTCGAGAGCCCGGATGGCGGCGACGATACCCGCAAATGGGGTCCGCCCTTCGTCATGAGCCACGACGGCGTGAACCTGTCGGCCGCCTATTATCACTCCTGCAACCGCGGCAAGCGCTCGATCGCTGTCGATTTCTCCAAAGCGGAAGGCGCCGACACGCTGTGCCGGCTGGTCGCCACTGCGGACGTGCTGATCGAGAACTTCAAGCTCGGCGGCCTGAAGAAATACGGCCTCGACTATGACAGCCTGAAGAAGCTCAACCCGCGCCTCGTCTATTGTTCGATCACCGGCTTTGGCCAGGACGGCCCCTATGCGCCCCGTGCGGGCTACGATTTCATCATCCAGGCGATGGCCGGCATGATGTCGATCACCGGCGAGGCCGGGCGCGAACCGCAAAAGGCCGGGGTCGCCATCTCCGACCTGTTCACCGGGCTTTACTCGGTCATCGCCATCCAGGCGGCGCTGCGCCATGCGGAAAAGACCGGCGAAGGCCAGCACATCGACATGGCGCTGTTCGACAGCCAGATCTCGGCGCTCGGCAACCAGAACCTCAATTATCTGGTCTCCGGCAAGTCACCGGTGCAGATGGGCAATGCGCATATGAACATTGCGCCTTATGAGGTGCTGCCGGTGAAGGACGGCCACATCATCCTGGCGATTGGAAATGACGGCCAGTTCACCAAATTCTGCGCCGCGGTCGGTCTCGCCGACCTGCCAGCCGATCCCGATTTCGCGACCAATCCTGCCCGCGTCGCCAACCGCGCGAAACTGCGCGAACTGATCATCGAGACGTTGAAGACCTGGGATCGCGATCCGCTGCTGGCAAAACTTGAGGCAGCAGGCGTGCCGGCGAGCCCGATCAACACCATCGGCCAGATGTTCGCCGACCCGCAGACGATCGCGCGCGGCATGCGGCTCGACCTCGACGACGGCCATGGCAATTTGCTGCCATCGGTGCGGGCGCCGATGCTGATGTCGGGCACGCCGCTGGTCTACGAGCGCCCCTCGCCGCGCCTTGGCGAGCACACCGCGGAAATCCTTGCCGAACTGGAGAGATCCGAAAAATGA
- a CDS encoding alpha/beta fold hydrolase, whose protein sequence is MPFDKQIRLASPTGADLNLNVKQAGANPRAVVQINHGLAEHAARYARFADFLGGRGFHVYAHDHRGHGATKAPDAPLGKFADTDGIAKVIADVGAVHDLIASEHPGLPVIVFGHSLGASIALNFVLRHSGRVHAAAIWNGNFSQGLLGQLALGILGWERMRLGSDVPSRLLPKLTFQAWGKAVPDHRTLFDWLSRDPAEVDKYIADPLCGWDASVSMWRDVVKMALYGGKNSSFADVRRELFVNLVGGEKDPASDYGKAVNHLAGRMHMMGFSNLVSKVYADTRHESLNEINRDVVMDDFAAWTDRVLKC, encoded by the coding sequence ATGCCATTCGACAAGCAGATCAGGCTGGCCTCACCGACAGGGGCCGACCTCAACCTTAATGTGAAACAGGCGGGGGCAAACCCGCGCGCCGTGGTCCAGATCAACCATGGGCTGGCCGAGCATGCGGCGCGCTATGCCCGCTTTGCCGATTTCCTCGGGGGCCGTGGCTTCCACGTTTATGCGCATGACCATCGAGGCCATGGCGCGACGAAGGCACCCGACGCGCCGCTCGGTAAATTCGCCGATACTGATGGCATCGCCAAGGTGATCGCCGATGTCGGCGCGGTCCATGACCTGATCGCGTCCGAGCATCCGGGATTGCCGGTCATCGTCTTCGGCCATTCGCTCGGTGCCTCGATCGCGCTGAACTTTGTCCTGCGCCATTCCGGTCGTGTCCATGCCGCCGCGATCTGGAACGGCAATTTCTCGCAAGGCCTGCTCGGGCAGCTGGCATTGGGCATTCTCGGCTGGGAACGGATGCGGCTGGGCTCCGACGTCCCTTCTCGGCTTTTGCCGAAGCTGACCTTCCAGGCCTGGGGCAAGGCGGTGCCCGATCACCGGACCTTGTTCGACTGGCTGTCGCGCGACCCGGCCGAGGTCGACAAATACATCGCCGACCCGCTCTGCGGCTGGGACGCCTCGGTGTCGATGTGGCGCGACGTGGTCAAAATGGCGCTTTACGGCGGCAAGAACAGCAGCTTTGCCGATGTGCGCCGCGAACTCTTCGTCAATCTTGTCGGTGGCGAGAAGGATCCCGCGTCGGATTACGGCAAAGCCGTCAACCACCTGGCCGGGCGCATGCACATGATGGGCTTTTCGAATCTGGTTTCAAAAGTTTACGCCGACACCCGCCACGAAAGTCTGAACGAGATCAATCGCGACGTCGTCATGGATGATTTCGCCGCCTGGACCGACCGCGTGCTGAAGTGCTGA